One Maribacter cobaltidurans genomic window carries:
- the hisA gene encoding 1-(5-phosphoribosyl)-5-[(5-phosphoribosylamino)methylideneamino]imidazole-4-carboxamide isomerase yields the protein MRIIPAIDIIEGKCVRLSKGDYDTKKIYNENPLEVAKEFEAHGIQYLHLVDLDGAKSKHIVNHKVLEQIASRTTLKIDFGGGLKTDKDLQIAFESGANQITGGSIAVKNREIFLGWLDEHGAERIILGADAMEEKVAVSGWQEESTEDLIPFIQEYQKKGIRYVICTDISKDGMLQGPSFQLYEKILKETSSENPIKLIASGGISTFDELPKLAELGCEGAIIGKAIYENRITLKQLEDFILKHG from the coding sequence ATGAGAATTATTCCGGCTATTGATATCATTGAAGGGAAGTGTGTACGGCTTTCCAAAGGAGATTATGATACCAAGAAAATCTATAATGAAAATCCGCTTGAGGTCGCAAAGGAGTTTGAGGCCCATGGTATACAATACTTGCATTTGGTAGATTTGGATGGTGCAAAATCCAAGCATATCGTAAACCATAAAGTTTTGGAACAAATTGCATCACGGACGACATTAAAAATTGATTTTGGAGGCGGTTTAAAAACCGATAAGGATTTGCAAATCGCCTTTGAAAGTGGCGCAAACCAGATTACCGGTGGAAGCATTGCGGTAAAGAATAGAGAGATTTTTCTAGGCTGGTTAGATGAACATGGGGCGGAAAGGATAATTCTTGGGGCCGATGCGATGGAAGAAAAAGTGGCCGTTTCCGGATGGCAGGAAGAATCGACCGAAGACCTCATTCCTTTTATTCAGGAATATCAAAAAAAAGGTATTCGCTATGTAATCTGTACCGATATTTCCAAGGATGGAATGCTACAAGGACCCTCGTTTCAATTGTATGAAAAAATACTTAAGGAAACATCATCTGAAAACCCCATAAAGCTAATCGCTTCAGGTGGAATCTCAACTTTTGACGAGCTTCCAAAACTGGCGGAACTAGGTTGTGAGGGTGCCATAATTGGCAAAGCTATTTATGAAAACCGAATTACGTTAAAACAATTGGAAGATTTTATACTGAAACATGGATAA